A genomic segment from Equus przewalskii isolate Varuska chromosome X, EquPr2, whole genome shotgun sequence encodes:
- the DUSP9 gene encoding dual specificity protein phosphatase 9 isoform X2 — translation MEGLGRSCLWLRRELSPPRPRLLLLDCRSRELYESARIGGALSVALPALLLRRLRRGSLSVRALLPGPPLQPPPPAPVLLYDQGGGRHRRGEAEAEEWEAESVLGTLLQKLREEGYLAYYLQGGFSRFQAECPHLCETSLSCGGPSTAPVPSPVVGLGGLCLGSDCSDAESEPDRDTMSCGLDSEGGTPPPAGLLPSFPVQILPNLYLGSARDSANVESLAKLGIRYILNVTPNLPNLFEKNGDFHYKQIPISDHWSQNLSQFFPEAIAFIDEALSQNCGVLVHCLAGVSRSVTVTVAYLMQKLHLSLNDAYDLVKRKKSNISPNFNFMGQLLDFERSLRLEERRAQERGSGGQESAASDPPSFFTTPTSDGVFELDPT, via the exons ATGGAGGGTCTGGGCCGCTCGTGCCTGTGGCTGCGCCGGGAGCTGTCGCCCCCGCGACCGCGGCTGCTGCTCCTGGACTGCCGCAGCCGCGAGCTGTACGAGTCGGCGCGCATCGGCGGGGCGCTGAGCGTGGCCCTGCCCGCGCTGCTGCTGCGCCGCCTGCGCCGGGGGAGCTTGTCAGTGCGCGCGCTCCTGCCTGGGCCGCCTCTGcagccgcccccgcccgccccggtGCTCTTGTACGACCAGGGCGGGGGCCGGCACCGGCGCGGGGAGGCAGAAGCCGAAGAGTGGGAGGCTGAGTCCGTGCTGGGCACCCTGCTCCAGAAGCTTCGGGAGGAAGGCTATCTGGCCTACTACCTACAGG gTGGCTTCAGCAGATTCCAAGCCGAGTGCCCTCACCTGTGTGAGACCAGCCTCAGCTGTGGGGGCCCAAGCACAGCCCCGGTGCCCAGCCCAGTGGTGGGGTTGGGTGGCCTGTGCCTGGGCTCCGACTGCTCTGATGCGGAATCTGAGCCCGACCGTGACACCATGAGCTGTGGCCTGGATTCAGAGGGTGGCACGCCCCCCCCAGCGGGGCTGCTGCCCTCCTTCCCCGTCCAGATCCTGCCCAACCTCTACCTGGGCAGTGCCCGAGATTCGGCCAATGTGGAGAGCTTGGCCAAGCTGGGCATCCGATACATCCTCAATGTCACCCCCAACCTCCCTAACCTCTTCGAGAAGAATGGTGACTTTCACTACAAGCAGATCCCCATCTCAGACCACTGGAGCCAGAACTTGTCCCAGTTCTTTCCAGAGGCCATTGCGTTCATTG ATGAGGCCTTGTCCCAGAACTGCGGGGTGCTCGTTCACTGCCTGGCGGGCGTCAGCCGCTCTGTCACCGTCACCGTGGCCTACCTCATGCAGAAGCTCCACCTCTCACTCAACGATGCCTACGACCTGGTCAAGCGGAAGAAGTCTAACATCTCGCCCAACTTCAACTTCATGGGGCAGCTGCTGGACTTCGAGCGCAGCCTGCGGCTGGAGGAGAGGCGCGCACAGGAGCGGGGCAGTGGGGGGCAGGAGTCGGCCGCCTCCGACCCGCCCTCCTTCTTCACCACCCCCACCAGCGACGGTGTCTTTGAGCTGGACCCCACATAG
- the DUSP9 gene encoding dual specificity protein phosphatase 9 isoform X3, translated as MAGPGDTLPGDGALRPAVAVAWMSARGRPLLEHAPAPAAPRAGSREPMEGLGRSCLWLRRELSPPRPRLLLLDCRSRELYESARIGGALSVALPALLLRRLRRGSLSVRALLPGPPLQPPPPAPVLLYDQGGGRHRRGEAEAEEWEAESVLGTLLQKLREEGYLAYYLQGGFSRFQAECPHLCETSLSCGGPSTAPVPSPVVGLGGLCLGSDCSDAESEPDRDTMSCGLDSEGGTPPPAGLLPSFPVQILPNLYLGSARDSANVESLAKLGIRYILNVTPNLPNLFEKNGDFHYKQIPISDHWSQNLSQFFPEAIAFIDEALSQNCGVLVHCLAGVSRSVTVTVAYLMQKLHLSLNDAYDLVKRKKSNISPNFNFMGQLLDFERSLRLEERRAQERGSGGQESAASDPPSFFTTPTSDGVFELDPT; from the exons ATGGCCGGCCCCGGGGACACCCTGCCCGGGGACGGCGCCCTGCGTCCCGCGGTGGCCGTGGCCTGGATGTCCGCGCGCGGCCGCCCGCTGCTGGAACACGCTCCAg CGCCAGCAGCCCCACGTGCCGGGAGCCGGGAGCCCATGGAGGGTCTGGGCCGCTCGTGCCTGTGGCTGCGCCGGGAGCTGTCGCCCCCGCGACCGCGGCTGCTGCTCCTGGACTGCCGCAGCCGCGAGCTGTACGAGTCGGCGCGCATCGGCGGGGCGCTGAGCGTGGCCCTGCCCGCGCTGCTGCTGCGCCGCCTGCGCCGGGGGAGCTTGTCAGTGCGCGCGCTCCTGCCTGGGCCGCCTCTGcagccgcccccgcccgccccggtGCTCTTGTACGACCAGGGCGGGGGCCGGCACCGGCGCGGGGAGGCAGAAGCCGAAGAGTGGGAGGCTGAGTCCGTGCTGGGCACCCTGCTCCAGAAGCTTCGGGAGGAAGGCTATCTGGCCTACTACCTACAGG gTGGCTTCAGCAGATTCCAAGCCGAGTGCCCTCACCTGTGTGAGACCAGCCTCAGCTGTGGGGGCCCAAGCACAGCCCCGGTGCCCAGCCCAGTGGTGGGGTTGGGTGGCCTGTGCCTGGGCTCCGACTGCTCTGATGCGGAATCTGAGCCCGACCGTGACACCATGAGCTGTGGCCTGGATTCAGAGGGTGGCACGCCCCCCCCAGCGGGGCTGCTGCCCTCCTTCCCCGTCCAGATCCTGCCCAACCTCTACCTGGGCAGTGCCCGAGATTCGGCCAATGTGGAGAGCTTGGCCAAGCTGGGCATCCGATACATCCTCAATGTCACCCCCAACCTCCCTAACCTCTTCGAGAAGAATGGTGACTTTCACTACAAGCAGATCCCCATCTCAGACCACTGGAGCCAGAACTTGTCCCAGTTCTTTCCAGAGGCCATTGCGTTCATTG ATGAGGCCTTGTCCCAGAACTGCGGGGTGCTCGTTCACTGCCTGGCGGGCGTCAGCCGCTCTGTCACCGTCACCGTGGCCTACCTCATGCAGAAGCTCCACCTCTCACTCAACGATGCCTACGACCTGGTCAAGCGGAAGAAGTCTAACATCTCGCCCAACTTCAACTTCATGGGGCAGCTGCTGGACTTCGAGCGCAGCCTGCGGCTGGAGGAGAGGCGCGCACAGGAGCGGGGCAGTGGGGGGCAGGAGTCGGCCGCCTCCGACCCGCCCTCCTTCTTCACCACCCCCACCAGCGACGGTGTCTTTGAGCTGGACCCCACATAG